From a region of the Neobacillus niacini genome:
- a CDS encoding GNAT family N-acetyltransferase, translated as MEHKKTYNAKELKTPHGSLIIEGPISSDKLAGYEFHEHLTAFRPPEQQHQALVGIAQLEEGRIIIARHRHTIVGYVTYLFPDPLERWSEDKMDNLIELGAIEVIPNFRGYAVGKNLLTVSMMDEAMEDYLIITTEYYWHWDLKGTGLNVWEYRKIMEKMMNAGGLKWYATDDPEICSHPANCLMARIGTRVDVETIQRFDRLRFMNRFMY; from the coding sequence ATGGAACACAAAAAAACGTATAATGCCAAAGAACTCAAAACTCCCCATGGAAGCTTAATTATTGAAGGTCCAATTTCCTCAGATAAACTTGCTGGATATGAATTTCACGAACATCTTACCGCTTTTCGCCCTCCTGAACAGCAGCATCAAGCGTTAGTGGGGATTGCACAACTCGAGGAGGGAAGAATCATTATTGCAAGGCATCGCCATACCATTGTTGGTTATGTGACGTACCTTTTTCCGGATCCTCTTGAAAGATGGTCTGAAGACAAAATGGATAATTTAATTGAATTAGGTGCTATTGAGGTTATTCCTAATTTTAGGGGCTATGCTGTCGGAAAAAACCTCCTCACCGTTTCTATGATGGATGAAGCCATGGAGGATTACTTAATCATTACGACAGAATATTATTGGCATTGGGATTTAAAGGGAACAGGGTTAAATGTTTGGGAGTATCGCAAGATTATGGAGAAAATGATGAATGCAGGCGGTCTTAAGTGGTATGCAACGGATGATCCTGAGATTTGTTCACACCCTGCTAACTGTTTGATGGCGAGAATTGGAACAAGGGTGGATGTAGAAACAATCCAAAGGTTTGATCGACTTCGCTTTATGAATCGATTTATGTATTGA
- a CDS encoding acetoin utilization AcuB family protein, producing MIVEEIMKTEVVTVTPTVSIADTMRLMESKKIRHIPVIDSNQQLVGIVTLSDIRDAAPSIFRANEHLEDLEKPVDSIMKKDVITGHPLDFVEEIAALFYEHKIGCLPITNNQKLVGIVTETDLLRTLVELTGAHQPGSQIEIRVPNLAGKLSEITSIIKNRKANILSVLVYPDKKDDQFKILVIRLQTMNPTGLIEDLKQSGYDVLWPNLPGVSL from the coding sequence ATGATAGTAGAAGAAATAATGAAAACGGAGGTTGTTACCGTTACTCCCACCGTTTCAATTGCTGACACAATGAGATTAATGGAGTCAAAAAAAATCCGGCATATACCCGTTATCGATTCCAATCAACAGCTTGTTGGCATTGTAACCTTATCTGATATACGAGATGCAGCTCCATCTATTTTTCGCGCAAACGAACATTTAGAAGATCTTGAAAAACCCGTTGACTCAATTATGAAAAAAGATGTTATCACTGGCCATCCTCTTGATTTTGTAGAAGAAATAGCAGCTCTGTTTTATGAGCATAAAATTGGCTGTCTTCCAATTACAAACAATCAAAAGCTTGTTGGGATTGTTACCGAAACGGATTTACTTCGAACGCTCGTAGAGTTGACTGGTGCCCATCAACCTGGGTCCCAAATTGAAATAAGGGTACCTAATCTTGCAGGGAAGCTTAGTGAGATTACTAGTATAATAAAAAATCGGAAAGCTAATATATTGAGTGTACTTGTTTATCCTGATAAAAAAGATGATCAATTTAAAATTCTTGTGATAAGATTGCAAACTATGAATCCTACTGGACTAATCGAGGATCTAAAACAATCTGGCTATGACGTTCTTTGGCCAAATCTGCCAGGTGTATCCCTATGA
- the acsA gene encoding acetate--CoA ligase has translation MKVEKLPVMQGEHNLVNYDEKYKTFSWEETEKKFSWYETGLVNMAYEAIDRHVETFRKNKVALYYRDNTRNEKFTFKEMKELSNKAGNVLKTYGDVEKGDRVFIFMPRSPELYFTVLGAIKLGAIVGPLFEAFMEGAVRDRLQDSEAKVLVTTPELLDRVPVDELPALKHIFLVGQNIEESGRYVNFLEKFEAASNQLRIEWVDRTDGLILHYTSGSTGKPKGVLHVHNAMIQHYQTAKWVLDLKEDDVYWCTADPGWVTGTSYGIFGPWLTGTSNVIVGGRFSPDTWYKMIEDFGVTVWYSAPTAFRMLMGAGDEIVKKYNLSSLRHVLSVGEPLNPEVVKWGVKVFNKRIHDNWWMTETGAQLISNYPCMEIKPGSMGKPIPGVVAAIVDDQGNELPPYRMGNLAIKKGWPSMMYTIWNNPEKYDSYFMPSGWYFSGDSAYMDEDGYFWFQGRVDDVIMTSGERVGPFEVESKLVEHPAIAEAGVIGKPDPVRGEIIKAFIALRDGYTASDELKEEIRLFVKQGLAAHAAPREIDFRDKLPKTRSGKIMRRVLKAWELNLPTGDLSTMED, from the coding sequence ATGAAAGTGGAAAAGCTGCCGGTTATGCAAGGGGAGCATAACTTAGTAAATTATGATGAGAAGTATAAGACCTTCAGTTGGGAGGAGACTGAAAAGAAATTCTCTTGGTATGAAACTGGACTCGTTAATATGGCTTATGAGGCTATCGACCGACATGTTGAAACATTTCGAAAGAATAAAGTAGCACTTTATTATCGCGATAACACTAGAAATGAAAAGTTTACATTCAAAGAAATGAAAGAGCTTTCAAATAAAGCTGGTAATGTGTTAAAAACATATGGAGACGTTGAAAAAGGAGACCGCGTATTCATTTTTATGCCACGGTCACCTGAACTATATTTTACTGTACTGGGCGCAATCAAGCTAGGGGCGATTGTCGGTCCATTATTTGAAGCTTTTATGGAGGGTGCTGTTCGCGATCGTTTGCAAGATAGTGAGGCCAAAGTCTTGGTAACTACTCCTGAATTATTGGATCGTGTACCGGTAGATGAGCTTCCAGCATTGAAGCACATTTTCCTTGTTGGTCAAAACATCGAAGAAAGTGGGCGGTACGTTAACTTTTTAGAAAAATTCGAGGCTGCAAGCAACCAGCTCCGAATTGAATGGGTTGACCGTACGGATGGGCTCATTCTTCACTATACTTCAGGTTCTACAGGTAAACCAAAAGGAGTCTTGCATGTACATAATGCGATGATCCAACATTACCAAACAGCTAAATGGGTATTAGATTTAAAAGAAGATGATGTGTATTGGTGTACAGCTGACCCAGGATGGGTTACAGGGACATCTTACGGTATTTTTGGACCATGGCTAACAGGAACTTCGAACGTCATTGTTGGCGGTCGTTTCAGCCCTGATACATGGTATAAAATGATTGAGGACTTTGGAGTAACCGTTTGGTATAGTGCTCCTACGGCTTTCCGTATGTTAATGGGAGCTGGAGATGAAATTGTTAAGAAATACAATTTAAGCAGCCTTCGCCATGTCTTGAGTGTTGGGGAACCTTTAAACCCTGAGGTAGTAAAATGGGGCGTGAAAGTCTTTAACAAAAGAATTCATGATAACTGGTGGATGACGGAAACAGGGGCACAGCTAATTAGTAATTACCCTTGTATGGAAATTAAACCAGGCTCAATGGGTAAACCGATTCCGGGTGTCGTTGCTGCGATTGTGGACGACCAAGGCAATGAACTTCCGCCTTACCGCATGGGGAATCTTGCCATTAAAAAGGGCTGGCCTTCCATGATGTATACCATTTGGAATAACCCTGAAAAATATGATTCCTATTTTATGCCAAGCGGCTGGTATTTCTCTGGTGATTCTGCCTATATGGATGAGGACGGATACTTCTGGTTCCAGGGACGAGTAGATGATGTAATCATGACCTCTGGTGAACGTGTTGGTCCATTTGAGGTAGAAAGTAAACTTGTCGAACACCCTGCAATTGCAGAAGCTGGGGTAATCGGTAAACCAGACCCTGTGCGCGGCGAGATTATTAAAGCCTTTATCGCACTTAGAGATGGCTATACAGCATCAGATGAATTAAAGGAAGAAATCAGACTGTTTGTGAAACAAGGTCTTGCAGCACACGCAGCTCCAAGAGAAATTGATTTCCGAGATAAGCTTCCAAAAACAAGAAGCGGGAAGATTATGAGACGCGTCTTAAAGGCATGGGAGCTTAACTTACCAACAGGTGATTTATCTACTATGGAAGATTAA
- a CDS encoding acetoin utilization protein AcuC, with amino-acid sequence MTDSCSFVFSEELLNYKFSNNHPFNQFRLKLTVDLLHRLNALDNRQVVPPRIATDEELSLVHDPSYIDAVKMAGEGQLPLQVAENYGLGTEDTPIFPNMHEASALLVGGALTAVDQVMTGQAAHALHLGGGLHHGFRGKASGFCIYNDSSVAIKYLQNKYSARVLYVDTDAHHGDGVQWSFYDDPNVCTLSIHETGRYLFPGTGNVNERGQGKGYGYSFNIPVDAFTEDESWLHVYTQSIKEVAAFFKPDVILTQNGADSHYYDPLTHLSATMKIYREIPKLAHEIAHQYCGGKWIAVGGGGYDIWRVVPRAWALIWMEMTENSNCYGSLPQDWIDYWQEKAPVSLPSNWEDPADMYKPIPRKAEITEKNLLTLEKALYPIRNYQKSESKK; translated from the coding sequence ATGACCGATTCCTGTTCATTTGTATTTTCAGAAGAATTGTTAAACTATAAATTCAGTAATAACCATCCTTTTAATCAGTTTCGACTGAAACTTACTGTCGATTTGTTACATAGATTAAACGCCTTAGACAATAGGCAGGTTGTTCCTCCAAGAATTGCGACAGACGAAGAACTTAGCCTAGTTCATGATCCAAGCTATATTGATGCTGTAAAAATGGCAGGGGAGGGACAACTTCCACTACAAGTGGCTGAAAACTATGGGTTAGGAACGGAAGATACACCAATCTTTCCTAATATGCATGAAGCTAGCGCTCTGCTAGTTGGGGGGGCATTAACGGCTGTCGATCAAGTCATGACAGGACAGGCAGCCCACGCCCTTCACTTAGGAGGGGGATTGCACCATGGTTTTCGCGGAAAAGCTTCAGGTTTCTGCATTTATAATGATAGTTCAGTAGCTATTAAATATCTTCAAAATAAATATAGTGCAAGGGTTCTTTATGTAGATACAGACGCTCATCATGGTGATGGGGTTCAGTGGTCGTTTTATGATGATCCCAATGTCTGTACCCTTAGCATACATGAAACGGGAAGATATCTTTTTCCTGGTACCGGTAATGTGAACGAAAGAGGACAAGGTAAGGGGTATGGGTATTCTTTTAATATCCCAGTAGATGCATTCACTGAGGATGAATCATGGCTGCATGTCTATACTCAATCAATAAAGGAAGTGGCAGCTTTTTTTAAACCGGATGTTATTCTGACCCAAAATGGAGCAGACTCTCATTATTATGATCCTTTAACTCACTTATCAGCTACAATGAAAATCTATCGTGAGATCCCAAAGTTAGCTCATGAAATTGCCCATCAATATTGCGGAGGTAAATGGATTGCAGTTGGGGGCGGAGGTTATGACATTTGGCGTGTGGTTCCTAGAGCATGGGCACTTATATGGATGGAAATGACTGAAAACTCAAACTGTTATGGAAGTTTACCACAGGATTGGATTGACTACTGGCAAGAAAAAGCACCAGTCAGTCTTCCAAGCAATTGGGAAGATCCTGCTGATATGTATAAGCCAATTCCTAGAAAAGCCGAAATAACGGAAAAAAACTTACTCACACTCGAAAAGGCACTGTATCCA